Proteins encoded together in one Mycobacterium noviomagense window:
- a CDS encoding 1-phosphofructokinase family hexose kinase — protein MKPPIRPARSGSRIVTLTMNPALDITTTADRVRHTEKVRCHGARYDAGGGGINVARIAHALGASASAVFPAGGQTGQLVADLVAESDVPFRRIPIADTTRESFTINDTCSGHQYRFVLPGPRLTFAEQAQCLDELRLAARSADFVVASGSLPPGAPADYYQRVADICAELGSLLVLDTSGSGLRHITFGVFLLKASVRELRECIGSDLGTESEQVAAALKFIRCGRAQAVVVSLGSHGALLATPHGCQRFLSVPVRTVSGVGAGDAMVAAITVGFSRGWPIDKSVRFGIAAGAAMLMTPGTAACNCADAERLFEIVPEPTEV, from the coding sequence ATGAAGCCACCGATTCGGCCCGCGCGGAGTGGATCGCGGATTGTGACGTTGACGATGAATCCGGCTCTCGATATCACCACGACCGCCGACCGCGTCCGGCACACCGAGAAAGTCCGCTGTCACGGCGCGCGGTATGACGCCGGCGGCGGTGGCATCAACGTAGCCCGCATTGCTCATGCCCTTGGTGCATCGGCGTCTGCGGTATTTCCCGCCGGCGGTCAGACCGGACAGCTAGTCGCCGATTTGGTTGCCGAGTCTGATGTTCCATTTCGTCGGATCCCGATCGCCGACACGACGCGGGAGAGTTTCACGATCAATGATACCTGCAGCGGCCACCAGTATCGGTTTGTGCTACCCGGTCCGCGGTTGACTTTCGCAGAACAAGCTCAATGCCTCGACGAACTGCGGCTGGCGGCAAGATCGGCCGACTTTGTGGTGGCCAGCGGAAGCCTGCCGCCGGGCGCACCCGCCGATTATTATCAGCGCGTCGCCGACATCTGCGCGGAGCTGGGATCGTTACTTGTCCTCGACACATCCGGCAGCGGCTTGAGGCACATCACGTTCGGGGTGTTCCTACTGAAAGCCAGCGTGCGAGAACTCCGCGAGTGCATTGGTTCTGACCTCGGCACCGAATCAGAGCAAGTGGCAGCCGCGCTAAAGTTCATCCGGTGCGGCCGGGCCCAAGCCGTGGTGGTGTCACTCGGTTCGCATGGTGCGCTGCTCGCGACACCACATGGGTGCCAACGGTTTTTGTCGGTGCCGGTGCGCACCGTCAGCGGTGTCGGAGCTGGCGACGCGATGGTAGCCGCGATCACCGTCGGCTTCAGTCGAGGATGGCCGATCGACAAATCTGTTCGCTTCGGAATTGCTGCGGGGGCAGCGATGTTGATGACGCCTGGCACCGCCGCGTGTAACTGTGCTGACGCGGAACGCCTTTTCGAGATAGTACCGGAGCCAACCGAAGTGTGA
- a CDS encoding S1C family serine protease: MTQLPAAQQLSSAAATAGTGNAQRIMKADHREAPNARHQSLSRDIKLFAGAMAVAVISGIIGATAVLAVDPFGDQHAHGSASALWPTLESPDYSLERAVAKAVPSVVKLETDTDQLFQGASGVVWAADGLILTNSSEIVPSGGKTGGDGSMKTVATFADGRTAPFSVVGLDLASDLAVVRAQGVSGLTPITVGSSANLHVGQKVAAVGSPLGLQSTVTTGVISALHRPVPTIVDSSGRETVLDAIQTDASLNPGSLGGALIDNNGELIGVTAVIAATGANLLFGPSGSNGLGFAVPVDQAKRIARELITTGKASHAYLGVRMIADDTHGAKVTETQPGSPAAAAGLVPGTVITMVDNRVIATSAAAVAAILSKAPGDTVTLTYTDTARNPRTTRVVLASDREWPADHEIIVTGSSRFPSA, from the coding sequence GTGACCCAACTCCCAGCAGCGCAGCAGCTGTCTTCGGCGGCTGCAACGGCCGGCACCGGCAATGCGCAGCGCATCATGAAGGCCGATCATCGCGAAGCGCCAAATGCCCGGCACCAGAGCCTTTCGCGCGATATCAAACTTTTTGCCGGCGCAATGGCAGTGGCGGTGATCTCCGGGATTATCGGGGCAACTGCCGTACTGGCTGTCGATCCATTCGGTGATCAACATGCTCATGGCAGCGCTTCGGCCCTGTGGCCCACGCTCGAGTCACCGGATTACTCCCTTGAGCGCGCTGTCGCCAAGGCAGTGCCCAGTGTCGTCAAACTGGAGACGGACACCGATCAGCTGTTCCAAGGCGCATCGGGTGTCGTCTGGGCCGCTGACGGGCTGATCCTGACCAACAGCAGCGAGATCGTGCCTTCCGGCGGCAAAACCGGCGGCGACGGTTCCATGAAAACGGTGGCCACTTTTGCAGACGGCCGTACGGCACCGTTCAGCGTGGTGGGGCTGGACTTAGCGAGTGATCTGGCAGTTGTTCGTGCACAAGGAGTTTCCGGGCTCACACCGATCACGGTCGGCTCTTCAGCCAATCTCCACGTGGGTCAGAAAGTGGCTGCGGTCGGGTCTCCATTGGGCCTGCAGAGCACCGTAACGACGGGTGTCATCAGTGCGTTGCACCGCCCTGTACCCACCATCGTCGACTCCTCCGGCCGGGAGACCGTGCTCGACGCGATCCAAACCGACGCGTCGCTCAACCCGGGGAGTTTGGGCGGCGCGCTGATCGACAACAACGGCGAACTCATTGGCGTCACTGCTGTGATCGCCGCGACCGGCGCCAACTTGCTCTTTGGGCCGAGTGGTTCAAATGGGCTCGGGTTCGCTGTTCCGGTCGATCAAGCCAAGCGAATCGCACGCGAGTTGATCACCACCGGCAAAGCGTCGCATGCCTATCTGGGTGTGCGAATGATCGCAGACGATACTCATGGCGCCAAAGTCACTGAGACGCAACCTGGTAGCCCCGCCGCGGCGGCCGGCTTGGTACCCGGGACGGTGATCACCATGGTGGACAACCGAGTGATCGCGACCTCGGCGGCGGCGGTTGCGGCAATCCTGTCGAAGGCTCCGGGCGACACTGTGACGCTCACCTATACCGATACCGCGCGCAATCCGCGCACCACACGGGTGGTGCTCGCCTCTGACCGTGAGTGGCCCGCCGACCACGAAATCATCGTGACCGGCAGCTCACGCTTTCCCTCTGCGTGA
- a CDS encoding hydrogenase maturation protease has product MNADVVVIGIGNPYRRDDGVGPAVAAAIDEHKPAHVRVVTGIEDPMTLLEAWSGAKLAVLVDAAMTTPSTPGRIHRVTAGDLIAGGGVSTHGLNVTQALALGQALGRMPDRLVVLGVEAADTGQGFGFTAQVAAAMPHVIAAVAEIIGISMELLLGPTENQLN; this is encoded by the coding sequence TTGAACGCTGACGTCGTGGTCATCGGGATCGGGAACCCGTATCGTCGCGACGACGGTGTCGGCCCTGCCGTCGCTGCGGCGATCGACGAGCACAAGCCCGCCCATGTTCGTGTCGTGACCGGCATCGAGGATCCCATGACCCTCCTGGAGGCGTGGTCTGGGGCAAAGCTGGCGGTGTTGGTGGATGCGGCGATGACCACTCCGTCGACGCCCGGTCGCATCCATCGCGTCACAGCCGGTGATCTGATTGCCGGAGGCGGGGTCAGCACGCACGGTCTAAATGTGACCCAAGCACTTGCACTGGGGCAGGCGCTGGGCCGGATGCCCGACCGGCTAGTGGTGTTGGGCGTCGAGGCCGCTGACACCGGGCAGGGTTTCGGGTTCACGGCGCAGGTGGCGGCCGCGATGCCGCATGTGATCGCTGCAGTAGCAGAAATCATTGGCATCTCAATGGAACTACTGCTGGGGCCGACTGAGAATCAGCTGAATTAA
- a CDS encoding Acg family FMN-binding oxidoreductase codes for MTHKVLETDVIRDAVMLACRAPSLHNSQPWRWVAECQQLQLFADREELLPTIDPSGRELLLSCGAVLDHLRVAMAAVGWEATIERFPDPGKADFLAALRFTPQAVTDADRERAGAILRRRTDRLPFAEPRSWDALEQRLRGRLDDGAVMLSVISDDAREQLAEASRLTEAIRQNDPSYQSELRWWTSPFDLDHGVPPSSRVSASEARRVDVARGFPTTGYEDRRAAIGADHSKILVLSTHGDTGPEVLRCGEALSAVLLDCTIAGMATCTLTHMTEVTPARELIQRLTGQPGLPHLLIRVGRIPRVEPHPPATPRRPLSDVLELRR; via the coding sequence ATGACGCATAAGGTGCTTGAAACGGATGTGATCCGCGATGCGGTGATGTTGGCTTGCCGTGCCCCTTCCCTACATAACAGCCAGCCCTGGCGTTGGGTCGCCGAGTGCCAACAACTCCAGCTGTTCGCCGACCGCGAAGAGCTGTTGCCGACCATCGACCCATCAGGCAGAGAGCTGCTACTGAGCTGTGGCGCGGTACTTGATCACCTGCGCGTGGCGATGGCAGCCGTTGGCTGGGAGGCCACCATCGAGCGGTTCCCGGATCCTGGTAAGGCCGATTTTCTGGCGGCCCTCCGGTTCACCCCGCAGGCGGTAACCGATGCGGACCGGGAGCGGGCCGGGGCAATCCTGCGGCGAAGGACCGATCGGTTACCGTTCGCCGAGCCAAGGAGCTGGGATGCATTAGAACAGCGCCTGCGTGGCCGCTTGGACGATGGTGCGGTGATGCTCAGCGTGATATCCGACGATGCTCGTGAACAGCTGGCTGAGGCGTCGCGGCTCACAGAAGCGATCCGCCAGAACGATCCGTCATACCAATCCGAACTACGCTGGTGGACATCGCCATTCGATCTGGATCACGGAGTACCGCCCAGCTCGCGAGTGTCTGCTTCGGAGGCGCGCCGTGTTGATGTGGCACGAGGCTTCCCGACCACGGGATACGAAGACCGGCGTGCCGCCATCGGTGCCGACCACTCCAAAATCCTGGTGCTGTCCACGCACGGCGACACCGGCCCGGAAGTTTTGCGGTGCGGTGAGGCGTTATCCGCTGTGTTGCTTGACTGCACGATTGCCGGGATGGCGACGTGCACGCTCACGCACATGACCGAAGTGACTCCGGCCCGGGAATTGATCCAGCGGCTGACCGGACAGCCCGGCCTGCCGCATTTATTGATTCGGGTGGGCCGGATACCGAGGGTCGAGCCGCATCCTCCAGCCACGCCCCGGCGCCCGCTGAGCGACGTCCTGGAGCTTCGCCGCTGA
- a CDS encoding cation-translocating P-type ATPase, with protein MRSQHHEWVSPSTLDPEETADLLLRDLHSTPEGLSETEAKRRLLQFGPNELQRRRGREWPQALVRQLTHPLALLLWVAAGLLLVVGSHVVAAAVVLIIMLNAAFSFVQEVQAERAVEALAKYLPQRAKVVRNGAIVEIDATQLVPGDIVVIEEGDRIAADTRLLTGAIEVDMSALTGESVPTLRSAALLDVNVPLMSAHELVFSGTSCTGGQARGVAFATGMATEIGRIAALSERVKSDPSPLERQVRRAAWLIAAVSVMLSLSFIPVATLAAHLTVVNSLVFAAGLLAGMVPEGLLPVITLALAVAVRELANRGALVKRLSAVETLGSTDVICTDKTGTLTQNRMTPVAVWTAAGRIELDTHERQVDTRSSPTLESLGLIAASCNNARIDDENGPVGDPTEVAVLSAARSLGAVSDVAVREAHRRWQFHFDPEVKLMSTIDRLDAGPPVVHTKGAPEALLPRCSHILDSDGKPQPLDELQRSRIEDAVNSFAAEGLRVLGFAQRQLPAKQRVPHRRGTAEQDLCLTGLIAMLDPPRPGIVDAVAQCHTAGIRIIVITGDHPLTAAAIAERIGITGPHPTVVTAEQFEQLDENQLAALIRDQPEVIFARASPEAKLHIAEALRGEGHVVAMTGDGVNDAPALRRADIGVAMGLSGTDVAREAATMVLTDDDFGSIVTAVHAGRRIYDNVRKFIVYIFAHAVPEVVPFLLFALSGGAIPLPLTILQLLAFDVGSETLPALSLSREPAEPGIMQRPPRPRNEGVIRMPMLLRAWLFLGVVVTGLSLGGYFYVLLKAGWHPGVPVDVGTPMYHVYRQATTMTFLGMITGQIGTAFAVRTQRASLRSVGIFSNKYLLAGIAAEIVLAAILVYGPPLQTLLGTEALPAPDLLVLLPFPFVVWGADELRRYLLRRSRNRQHRKRELAHDARGQVTPV; from the coding sequence GTGCGAAGCCAACACCACGAGTGGGTTTCCCCGTCGACGCTTGATCCGGAAGAGACCGCGGATCTCCTGCTGCGTGACCTGCACAGCACGCCCGAAGGGCTATCTGAAACCGAGGCCAAGCGACGCCTGTTGCAGTTCGGGCCGAACGAGTTGCAGCGACGGCGCGGCCGCGAATGGCCGCAGGCGTTGGTGCGTCAGCTGACCCATCCGCTGGCCTTACTGCTGTGGGTGGCCGCCGGACTGCTGCTGGTCGTGGGCTCTCATGTGGTGGCAGCCGCTGTGGTGTTGATCATCATGCTGAACGCCGCCTTCTCCTTCGTACAGGAAGTGCAGGCCGAGCGGGCGGTGGAGGCGCTCGCCAAATACCTTCCGCAACGGGCGAAGGTGGTCCGCAACGGTGCCATCGTCGAAATCGACGCGACGCAACTGGTTCCTGGCGACATCGTGGTGATTGAGGAGGGCGATCGGATTGCCGCCGACACCCGGTTGCTAACCGGCGCGATCGAGGTGGATATGTCTGCGCTGACCGGCGAATCGGTACCCACACTGCGCTCGGCGGCACTACTGGACGTGAATGTTCCACTGATGAGCGCACACGAGTTGGTGTTCAGCGGGACCAGCTGCACAGGGGGTCAGGCCCGTGGGGTCGCATTTGCCACGGGCATGGCGACCGAGATCGGCCGGATCGCGGCCCTGTCCGAGCGTGTCAAAAGCGATCCCAGCCCGCTGGAGCGTCAAGTCAGGCGGGCAGCATGGCTGATCGCGGCGGTATCAGTGATGCTCAGCTTGTCGTTTATCCCCGTGGCCACGCTTGCGGCCCACCTGACTGTGGTCAACTCGTTGGTGTTCGCCGCCGGCCTGCTGGCCGGCATGGTGCCCGAGGGATTGCTGCCGGTGATCACCCTGGCGTTAGCGGTGGCGGTGCGGGAGTTGGCGAATCGCGGTGCATTGGTGAAACGTCTTTCCGCGGTGGAGACGCTGGGCTCGACTGATGTGATCTGCACCGACAAGACTGGAACCCTCACCCAAAACCGCATGACCCCCGTGGCGGTATGGACGGCCGCCGGCCGAATCGAGCTCGACACCCATGAGCGCCAGGTAGACACTCGGTCGTCGCCCACACTTGAGTCGCTCGGTCTTATCGCAGCGAGCTGTAACAACGCTCGAATCGACGACGAAAACGGCCCGGTCGGCGATCCTACCGAGGTCGCGGTGCTCTCGGCGGCCCGCAGTCTCGGCGCCGTGAGCGATGTCGCGGTCCGAGAAGCGCACCGGCGCTGGCAATTTCACTTCGACCCCGAAGTGAAATTGATGTCGACCATTGACCGTTTGGATGCCGGGCCACCGGTCGTGCATACCAAAGGTGCGCCGGAGGCGCTTTTGCCGCGATGCAGCCACATACTCGACAGCGATGGAAAGCCGCAGCCGCTCGACGAGCTCCAACGAAGCCGTATCGAAGACGCGGTCAACTCCTTCGCGGCCGAGGGATTACGGGTTCTCGGTTTCGCGCAGCGTCAGCTGCCAGCGAAGCAGCGGGTGCCGCACCGCCGAGGCACTGCTGAACAGGATCTGTGCCTTACCGGTTTGATCGCCATGCTGGATCCCCCTAGGCCGGGCATCGTAGACGCCGTGGCGCAATGCCATACCGCAGGCATCCGGATTATCGTGATCACCGGCGATCACCCCTTGACCGCGGCCGCCATCGCGGAAAGGATCGGCATCACGGGCCCGCACCCCACCGTCGTCACCGCCGAACAATTCGAACAACTCGACGAGAACCAACTGGCCGCGCTGATCCGCGATCAGCCAGAGGTGATCTTCGCCCGCGCCTCACCGGAGGCCAAGCTGCACATCGCCGAGGCGCTGCGCGGCGAAGGCCATGTGGTCGCAATGACCGGCGATGGTGTCAACGACGCCCCCGCGCTGCGACGCGCCGATATCGGTGTGGCGATGGGACTTTCGGGCACCGACGTCGCCCGAGAAGCTGCGACGATGGTACTTACCGACGACGACTTCGGCTCGATTGTCACCGCGGTGCATGCCGGTCGGCGCATCTACGACAACGTGCGCAAGTTCATCGTCTACATATTTGCGCACGCGGTGCCGGAGGTGGTCCCTTTCCTGTTGTTTGCGCTCAGCGGCGGTGCCATCCCCCTGCCGCTGACGATCCTCCAGCTTCTGGCCTTCGACGTCGGAAGCGAAACCCTGCCGGCGCTATCGCTCAGCCGCGAACCAGCCGAGCCCGGCATCATGCAGCGGCCACCACGGCCCCGTAATGAAGGCGTGATCCGTATGCCAATGCTGCTGCGCGCCTGGTTGTTCCTTGGTGTGGTAGTCACCGGATTGTCGTTGGGCGGCTACTTCTACGTTCTGCTCAAAGCGGGCTGGCACCCCGGCGTGCCGGTCGATGTCGGTACACCGATGTATCACGTTTACCGGCAAGCGACGACCATGACGTTTCTCGGCATGATCACAGGGCAGATCGGCACGGCCTTTGCTGTGCGCACTCAGCGCGCCTCACTGCGGTCGGTAGGAATATTCAGCAACAAGTATCTGCTTGCCGGCATCGCCGCCGAAATCGTGCTGGCCGCGATCCTCGTCTACGGCCCGCCACTGCAGACCCTGTTGGGGACCGAGGCGCTGCCAGCGCCCGATCTGCTGGTGCTGTTGCCGTTCCCGTTCGTGGTGTGGGGCGCGGACGAACTCCGTCGCTACCTGCTACGCCGCTCACGAAACCGGCAACATCGCAAGCGGGAGCTAGCGCATGATGCTAGGGGTCAGGTCACGCCCGTTTAG
- a CDS encoding universal stress protein: protein MTRQDTHSGVVVGVDGSSPSRVAIRWAAHEAAMRNAPLTLVHVIFAQGWGPAVFGGSAEPSEELQAFGRKIIDDAVKVVEDSLQNGARPQIDREVVSGPPVATLVDLSKDAQLAVVGRRGRGLLDRVLLGSVSTGLVYHARCPVAVVHQEDPFAPQPSQLPVLVGIDGSPASELATAIAFDEASRRDVGLIALHAWSDADVYEIGTAEWSAQQAGAVAALAERLAGWQERYPDVSVDRRIVSGHPALHLIDQAQSSQLVVVGSRGRGGFAGMLLGSVSTAVVNAARIPVIVARQH, encoded by the coding sequence ATGACTAGGCAGGACACCCATTCGGGGGTCGTGGTGGGCGTCGACGGGTCGTCGCCATCCAGAGTGGCGATACGCTGGGCGGCACATGAGGCGGCGATGCGCAACGCCCCGTTGACCCTGGTCCATGTCATCTTCGCGCAGGGATGGGGCCCAGCGGTGTTCGGCGGATCCGCCGAACCCAGCGAAGAGCTGCAGGCATTCGGTCGGAAGATCATCGACGATGCCGTAAAAGTGGTCGAAGACAGCCTCCAAAACGGAGCGCGCCCTCAGATCGATCGCGAAGTGGTGTCGGGGCCGCCCGTTGCGACGCTTGTTGATCTGTCCAAGGATGCGCAGCTGGCGGTGGTGGGGCGCCGGGGGCGGGGTTTATTAGATCGAGTTCTGCTGGGCTCGGTCAGCACCGGACTGGTCTACCACGCCCGCTGCCCGGTGGCGGTGGTCCACCAGGAGGATCCGTTCGCGCCGCAGCCCTCACAACTGCCGGTCTTGGTTGGCATCGACGGCTCGCCGGCCTCGGAGTTGGCCACCGCAATCGCCTTCGACGAGGCGTCCCGGCGTGACGTGGGATTGATTGCACTGCATGCCTGGAGTGATGCCGACGTGTACGAGATCGGCACGGCGGAATGGTCAGCGCAACAGGCGGGGGCGGTGGCGGCATTAGCTGAACGCCTGGCGGGCTGGCAGGAACGCTATCCCGACGTCAGCGTGGATCGCCGGATTGTGTCGGGCCACCCCGCCCTTCATCTGATCGATCAAGCCCAGTCATCCCAACTCGTCGTGGTTGGTAGCCGCGGCCGAGGCGGATTCGCGGGGATGCTGCTGGGCTCGGTGAGCACGGCGGTAGTGAACGCGGCCCGCATACCGGTCATCGTGGCCCGCCAGCACTAA
- a CDS encoding SpoIIAA family protein, with protein MIKLVPNMPEGVTGIRVSGRLLGDELRELQPAIEQLLKKGEIRIVEVIASDYEGFGHGGLAADLKLGFGTVLPHYSAFKRIAIVSDKQWVAHTMHALAWMLPGEVAVFGLDELERAKEWAAR; from the coding sequence ATGATCAAACTAGTGCCGAACATGCCAGAGGGAGTGACCGGTATTCGCGTTTCCGGCCGGCTGCTTGGTGACGAACTGCGCGAGTTGCAGCCGGCCATAGAGCAGCTGCTCAAAAAGGGCGAGATCAGGATCGTGGAGGTAATCGCGTCGGATTACGAGGGCTTCGGACACGGCGGGTTAGCCGCAGACCTAAAGCTGGGCTTCGGCACTGTGCTGCCGCATTATTCGGCCTTCAAACGAATCGCGATAGTGTCCGATAAGCAATGGGTCGCCCATACTATGCACGCGCTGGCCTGGATGCTCCCCGGCGAGGTCGCCGTGTTCGGCCTTGACGAGCTCGAGCGCGCCAAAGAGTGGGCGGCCCGCTGA
- a CDS encoding universal stress protein: protein MAESTTEYGILVGVDGSAESDAAVRWASREAVMRAERITLMHVVGLIPDWPSPSRQAQISAQREQNAGNVIEQAHKAVLASVTEPQSLDLRTEVIHSDIVRALVSASAQATMTVAGSRGMDAFGRFLLGSVSNGLLHHAYGAVAIIRDDDAMEVDQNAPVLVGIDGSAASEAATALAFDEASLRGVPLVALHAWSDVGVFPILGMDWRDYEAQGERVLAKRLTGWQERYPDVKVHRRLVCDKPARWLLEESRRAQLVVVGSCGRGGFPGKLLGSVSSAVAHSAEVPVIVVRPRLGEA, encoded by the coding sequence ATGGCAGAGTCGACAACGGAGTACGGGATACTGGTCGGCGTCGACGGCTCGGCGGAGTCGGATGCCGCGGTACGCTGGGCAAGTCGTGAAGCCGTCATGCGTGCCGAGCGAATCACGTTGATGCATGTGGTTGGCCTTATCCCCGACTGGCCCAGTCCGTCAAGGCAGGCACAAATTTCTGCGCAGCGAGAGCAGAACGCCGGCAACGTGATCGAGCAGGCACACAAGGCTGTGTTAGCGAGTGTGACTGAACCGCAATCGCTCGACCTGCGCACCGAGGTCATCCATTCCGATATCGTGCGTGCACTCGTCTCGGCATCCGCGCAGGCCACGATGACCGTTGCGGGTAGTCGTGGGATGGACGCGTTCGGCCGCTTCCTTCTCGGCTCGGTCAGCAACGGCCTGCTCCACCACGCTTACGGTGCGGTCGCCATCATCCGCGATGATGACGCCATGGAGGTCGACCAGAATGCGCCGGTGCTGGTGGGCATCGACGGGTCCGCCGCGTCAGAGGCGGCCACCGCCTTGGCCTTCGACGAAGCGTCGCTGCGGGGGGTGCCTCTTGTCGCGTTGCACGCGTGGAGCGATGTCGGTGTCTTCCCCATACTCGGGATGGACTGGCGCGATTACGAGGCCCAAGGCGAACGTGTCCTCGCGAAACGCCTGACGGGTTGGCAAGAACGATACCCCGACGTGAAAGTTCACCGCCGGCTGGTATGCGACAAGCCGGCCCGCTGGCTACTCGAAGAGTCCCGCCGCGCACAACTGGTCGTGGTCGGTAGCTGCGGCCGCGGCGGGTTCCCCGGCAAGCTGTTGGGCTCTGTGAGCTCGGCCGTCGCGCATTCCGCGGAAGTCCCTGTGATCGTTGTACGTCCGCGCTTGGGAGAAGCATGA
- the fdxA gene encoding ferredoxin, producing the protein MTYVIGRACIDVMDKSCVQECPVDCIYEGARSLYINPDECVDCGACKLICRMEAIYYETDLPADQQQHLADNAAFFSEVLPGRSAPLGAPGGAAVLGRVGVDTPLVAALPQPESCSHTHPDG; encoded by the coding sequence ATGACTTATGTGATCGGCAGGGCATGTATTGACGTGATGGACAAGTCGTGTGTGCAGGAGTGCCCGGTGGACTGCATCTACGAAGGAGCTCGTTCTCTCTACATCAACCCCGACGAGTGCGTGGATTGCGGTGCATGCAAGCTAATTTGCCGTATGGAGGCGATCTATTACGAAACTGATCTGCCGGCGGACCAGCAACAGCACCTTGCCGACAACGCCGCGTTCTTCAGCGAGGTCTTACCGGGCCGTAGTGCACCTCTTGGCGCCCCGGGTGGCGCTGCTGTCCTGGGTCGGGTTGGTGTTGATACACCATTGGTCGCCGCGCTGCCGCAACCGGAATCGTGCTCACATACCCATCCGGATGGTTGA
- a CDS encoding beta-ketoacyl-[acyl-carrier-protein] synthase family protein encodes MGTVIERIEITSGGWRSRHSALRLAVAAAKKCLQLSGRDPDDVDLLVNAGVYRDRNLGEPALAALIQEDIGANVEDPHADAHGTFSFDIANGTCGILTALQIVDGFLRSRTIGCALIVASDADPGHGMSEHFPFSPVGAALLCSWSGDGDGLGPFHWANCPDDGESFHATVGRGDARNVLRFGESTTKGRELAAAGAEAARGCLAKCSLGIEDLDAIVAAPGLRGYRTALAAELGVPVEQITVAADERIHTGSLAAALHRGARLLPTGAPVLVIAAGAGITAGAALYCQPSRVWSTGTTPQLSGA; translated from the coding sequence ATGGGCACAGTCATTGAGCGAATCGAGATCACCAGTGGCGGTTGGCGCTCCCGTCATAGCGCGCTGCGACTGGCCGTCGCGGCGGCCAAGAAATGTCTGCAGTTGTCTGGGCGAGACCCCGACGACGTCGACCTTTTGGTCAACGCCGGGGTTTACCGCGACAGGAATCTGGGGGAACCCGCGCTTGCCGCCCTCATCCAAGAGGACATCGGCGCCAATGTGGAGGATCCCCATGCCGACGCGCACGGGACGTTCTCCTTCGACATCGCCAACGGCACCTGCGGCATACTCACCGCCTTGCAGATCGTCGACGGATTTTTGCGTTCGCGCACCATCGGTTGCGCTCTGATCGTGGCCAGCGATGCTGATCCCGGACACGGGATGAGCGAGCACTTCCCATTCTCGCCGGTCGGCGCCGCACTGTTGTGCAGTTGGTCTGGCGACGGCGACGGCTTGGGGCCATTTCACTGGGCGAACTGCCCCGACGACGGAGAGAGCTTCCACGCAACAGTGGGGCGCGGAGACGCACGTAACGTGCTGCGATTCGGCGAATCGACTACGAAGGGACGGGAGTTGGCCGCTGCCGGCGCGGAGGCGGCTCGCGGCTGCCTCGCCAAGTGCTCGCTTGGAATTGAGGACCTCGATGCGATCGTCGCCGCTCCAGGCCTGCGCGGCTACCGCACTGCGCTCGCGGCCGAACTGGGCGTGCCGGTCGAACAGATCACCGTCGCAGCCGATGAAAGGATCCACACCGGCTCGCTGGCAGCGGCGCTACACCGCGGTGCTCGTCTGCTTCCCACGGGCGCGCCGGTTCTGGTCATCGCTGCCGGCGCAGGGATCACGGCTGGCGCGGCACTGTATTGCCAGCCCAGCCGAGTGTGGTCGACAGGAACGACACCGCAACTGTCCGGTGCCTGA